The genomic region CGTTGGTACGCTAACCGACAGAATAGACACCATATCGGACTCGTTTGGTAAGGAGTTTATTCGCAATAACGATGCAGTGTGGATCATTTCACGCGGCGTAGTCGCGCGAGAAATTTCAGATGGTGAACTGGATGAATTGCCTGTCGACACAAAAGAAACGCTAGGGGCGGTTGGTTTAACAACACGAGCGGACTCGGTGCCGTCTATGGCGCTTAAACTCTTTATGAATGCCATTCGAGATACGGCACAAACCTTAGACAGCTATTACAAACCGATTGATCACCACCATAAAGATGGCCCAGCCATTTGATGAGCAATAGATTATCGCCACAATAGGAAAGAAAATTAATGTATTTTGCTTTGCTGCCCTTATCCCAAGAGACAAGGAGCAGCATTGCATTAACAAAACGCTAAGCTTTAAGCTTGTGCACTAACCCTTGAATCCCCAACACATAACCTTGCACGCCCATACCAACGACGATTCCGGCCGCGGCAGGAGAGATATAAGAGTGGTGACGGAAAGCTTCGCGAGCGTGTACGTTAGAGATATGAACCTCAATCACGGGCACATCAGCGCCTTTTATCGCATCGTGAAGCGCAACGGACGTGTGAGTATAAGCGCCTGGGTTGAATACCACACCCAATACTTCGCC from Marinomonas rhizomae harbors:
- the aroQ gene encoding type II 3-dehydroquinate dehydratase, with product MSTIMVLNGPNLNLLGTREPATYGYETLADVEVMCREAASTLGHEVECHQSNHEGVLIDLIHEAGRRIKAGEVLGVVFNPGAYTHTSVALHDAIKGADVPVIEVHISNVHAREAFRHHSYISPAAAGIVVGMGVQGYVLGIQGLVHKLKA